One region of Bosea sp. 29B genomic DNA includes:
- a CDS encoding carbohydrate ABC transporter permease, with product MPTVIARNHSKLWPVLGLYGLVTLVALWLIGPFLWLFISSISEQRDLLARPMPLFPPNPSFANYAKIFGLVEFHAQHQSAQILPSLGNSVVVTLIVTALNIVLGSGAGYAYARFQHPVMKITLYAILFTRMLPVVVLMPALFLIMRQLGLQNTLSGLVLAYCSFTFPFTIWILKSYFETIPRELEESALVDGCSRLQAFVKVILPISGPGLVAAGAFTFVLCWNEFLVAQVLNSKPGTTTLPPTVAGMLGQANIDYSVIAASGFLSAIPAVILALVFQRYMVQGLTAGSVKG from the coding sequence ATGCCGACCGTCATTGCGCGCAACCACAGCAAGCTCTGGCCGGTGCTGGGTCTCTACGGCCTCGTCACGCTGGTCGCACTCTGGCTGATCGGGCCGTTCCTCTGGCTGTTCATCAGCAGCATCAGCGAGCAGCGCGACCTGCTTGCCCGGCCGATGCCGCTCTTCCCGCCGAATCCGAGCTTTGCCAACTACGCCAAGATCTTCGGGCTGGTCGAATTCCACGCCCAGCACCAGTCGGCGCAGATCCTGCCCTCGCTCGGCAACAGCGTCGTCGTCACGCTGATCGTCACCGCGCTCAACATCGTGCTCGGCAGCGGCGCCGGCTACGCCTATGCGCGCTTCCAGCATCCGGTGATGAAGATCACGCTCTACGCCATCCTGTTCACCCGGATGCTGCCGGTGGTCGTGCTGATGCCGGCGCTGTTCCTGATCATGCGCCAGCTCGGCCTGCAGAACACGCTGAGCGGGCTCGTGCTGGCCTATTGCTCCTTCACCTTCCCCTTCACGATCTGGATTCTGAAATCCTATTTCGAGACCATCCCGCGCGAGCTCGAGGAGAGCGCGCTGGTCGATGGCTGCTCACGCCTGCAGGCCTTCGTGAAGGTCATCCTGCCGATCTCGGGACCCGGCCTAGTCGCCGCCGGCGCCTTCACCTTCGTGCTGTGCTGGAACGAGTTCCTGGTGGCGCAGGTGCTGAATTCGAAACCGGGCACCACGACCTTGCCGCCGACCGTCGCCGGCATGCTCGGCCAGGCCAATATCGACTACTCGGTGATCGCCGCCTCGGGCTTCCTCTCGGCCATTCCGGCCGTGATCCTCGCCCTCGTCTTCCAACGGTACATGGTCCAGGGGCTCACCGCCGGGTCGGTGAAGGGCTGA
- a CDS encoding aldehyde dehydrogenase family protein, producing MTIVPRKPDMHLAFLEGGPKKLLIDGRWVEAASGKTFETIDPSTGQVLARVAEGDREDIDAAVAAARRAFDGPWRKFKPFDRQQIILKLADLVDKHFDELSLIDTLDMGAPISRTRASRRRLLGLLRYYAGMATALHGETVDNSMPGDFVTYTLKEPVGVVGAITPWNGPLVSWIWKIGPVLATGCTAVLKPAEESPLSALRMGELLLEAGLPDGVVNIVTGFGETAGAALAGHPDVDKIAFTGSFETGQKIVQASVGNLKRVTLELGGKSPDIVFADVDLDLAVPGAAMGCFGNSGQVCSAGTRLFVEDKIYDEFMERVAAFSRTLKVGNSLDPEVQIGPLVSEQQLSRVSSYLDIGQQEGAKLLSGGRRLTEDELANGYFIPPTVFAGVRDEMRIAQEEIFGPVVSSLPFSDLEEVARRANNTMYGLGSGVWTNDVRKAHYLAKAIRAGSVWINCYQMMDPAMPFGGYKRSGYGRESGVQQFNDYLNVKSVWLRTA from the coding sequence ATGACGATCGTGCCAAGAAAGCCCGACATGCACCTCGCCTTCCTCGAAGGCGGCCCCAAGAAACTGCTGATCGACGGCCGCTGGGTCGAGGCCGCCTCCGGCAAGACCTTCGAGACGATCGACCCGTCCACCGGACAGGTGCTGGCCCGCGTCGCCGAAGGCGATCGCGAGGACATCGACGCCGCCGTCGCGGCGGCCCGGCGCGCCTTCGACGGCCCGTGGCGCAAGTTCAAGCCCTTTGATCGCCAGCAGATCATCCTCAAACTCGCCGATCTCGTCGACAAGCATTTCGACGAGCTCTCGCTGATCGACACGCTCGACATGGGTGCCCCGATCAGCCGCACCCGCGCCTCGCGCCGGCGCCTGCTCGGCCTGCTGCGCTATTATGCCGGCATGGCGACGGCGCTGCATGGCGAGACGGTCGACAACTCCATGCCCGGCGACTTCGTCACCTATACGCTGAAGGAGCCGGTCGGCGTCGTCGGCGCGATCACGCCGTGGAACGGCCCGCTGGTCTCCTGGATCTGGAAGATCGGCCCGGTCCTCGCCACCGGCTGCACCGCCGTGCTGAAGCCGGCCGAGGAATCGCCGCTCTCGGCCCTGCGTATGGGCGAGCTCCTGCTCGAAGCCGGCCTGCCCGATGGCGTCGTCAACATCGTCACCGGCTTCGGCGAGACCGCGGGCGCGGCGCTCGCAGGCCATCCCGATGTCGACAAGATCGCCTTCACCGGCTCCTTCGAGACCGGGCAGAAGATCGTCCAGGCCTCGGTCGGCAATCTCAAGCGCGTCACGCTCGAGCTCGGCGGCAAGTCGCCCGACATCGTCTTCGCCGACGTCGATCTCGACCTCGCCGTACCCGGCGCCGCCATGGGCTGCTTCGGCAATTCCGGCCAGGTCTGCAGCGCCGGCACGCGCCTCTTCGTCGAGGACAAGATCTATGACGAGTTCATGGAGCGCGTCGCCGCTTTCAGCCGGACGCTGAAGGTCGGCAACAGCCTCGACCCCGAGGTGCAGATCGGGCCGCTGGTCTCCGAACAACAGCTCAGCCGCGTCTCCAGCTATCTCGACATCGGCCAGCAGGAGGGAGCCAAGCTCCTTTCCGGCGGGCGCCGGCTGACCGAGGACGAGCTCGCCAACGGCTATTTCATCCCGCCGACCGTCTTCGCCGGCGTCCGCGACGAGATGCGGATTGCACAGGAAGAGATCTTCGGACCAGTGGTGTCGAGCCTGCCCTTCAGCGATCTGGAGGAGGTCGCGCGCCGGGCCAACAACACCATGTACGGGCTCGGCAGCGGCGTCTGGACCAATGATGTGCGCAAGGCGCACTATCTCGCCAAGGCGATCCGCGCCGGCTCGGTCTGGATCAACTGCTACCAGATGATGGATCCGGCGATGCCCTTCGGCGGCTACAAGCGCAGCGGCTATGGCCGCGAATCCGGCGTGCAGCAGTTCAACGACTATCTGAACGTGAAGTCGGTCTGGCTGCGGACCGCCTGA
- a CDS encoding sugar ABC transporter permease, which yields MTALDPGRPDLTLQPEASASGPARTRWFARKDRQAVQSEGWFAAMLVSPALLVILLIVFLPLVYSVWLSFAEVDLLRPGGTAITLFGMRLPLYRFTGLANYSKVLSDPLYWQALLRTVYFVALFVIEAVVIGLAMALVLNAQFAGRGLMRAMLLVPWSMSRIAVGILWLGMLDADFGAINGILYRLGLIDHYLSFFSDGFTALNVLIVVYVWNQAPFATILFLAGLQSIPQDLYHAASVDGAGFWRKLWHITLPSLRPMMFLVLVLATVNGFLMLDLIYVMTSGGPGNDTTTVTWLGYRTAFSFFKFGPGTAILFTLTLICVGLTVIYHRLILSKFQSE from the coding sequence ATGACCGCGCTCGACCCCGGCCGGCCCGACCTTACGCTCCAGCCGGAGGCTTCGGCCTCCGGCCCGGCGCGAACCCGCTGGTTCGCGCGCAAGGACCGGCAGGCTGTCCAGTCAGAGGGCTGGTTCGCGGCGATGCTGGTTTCGCCGGCATTGCTGGTGATCCTGCTGATCGTCTTCCTGCCGCTGGTCTATTCTGTCTGGCTAAGCTTCGCCGAGGTCGACCTGCTGCGGCCGGGCGGCACGGCGATCACCCTCTTCGGCATGCGGCTGCCGCTCTACCGCTTCACGGGGCTCGCCAACTACAGCAAGGTGCTGTCCGACCCGCTCTACTGGCAGGCGCTGCTGCGCACAGTCTATTTCGTCGCGCTCTTCGTGATCGAGGCGGTGGTGATCGGCCTTGCCATGGCGCTGGTGCTCAATGCCCAATTCGCCGGGCGCGGGCTGATGCGGGCGATGCTGCTGGTGCCATGGTCGATGTCGCGCATCGCCGTCGGCATCCTCTGGCTCGGCATGCTCGATGCCGATTTCGGCGCGATCAACGGCATCCTCTACCGCCTAGGCCTGATCGACCACTATTTGTCCTTCTTCAGCGACGGCTTCACGGCGCTCAACGTGCTGATCGTCGTCTATGTCTGGAACCAGGCGCCGTTCGCGACGATCCTGTTCCTGGCCGGGCTGCAGTCGATCCCGCAGGACCTCTACCACGCGGCCTCCGTCGACGGCGCCGGCTTCTGGCGCAAGCTCTGGCACATCACCCTGCCCTCACTGCGGCCGATGATGTTCCTCGTGCTGGTGCTGGCGACCGTCAACGGCTTCCTCATGCTCGACCTGATCTATGTGATGACCTCGGGCGGCCCCGGCAACGACACCACCACGGTGACCTGGCTCGGCTACCGCACCGCATTCAGCTTCTTCAAGTTCGGGCCGGGCACGGCGATCCTGTTCACGCTGACGCTGATCTGCGTCGGGCTGACGGTGATCTACCACCGCCTCATCCTGTCGAAATTCCAGAGCGAGTAG
- a CDS encoding extracellular solute-binding protein: METLSRTGSINRRQLMAGAGALSAATLSGAGRFGAAQAAAPINFVGWTFRPDMVQGYVDFYNKSYGEQVSYSTLPWPQYHQTLEQRAFAGDIVDVMYCFHTFRERWAQTGMIRTLDDLPGVDELKKAMMPANLESLLNREGKLIALPYFVNLYILMHNEPMLQQGGFDKPAASFDELIEHCVKLKKDKIAEYPYLPNWNPTITGTTPQFLTDCFAEGATVFDARNKLVIDQDPAVAQVLERWKKVYALGLVTPEIFTKPSSTDVHRMMFTGRYAYHSNISNYLQTIASDTKESLLAPKKARMTPYPGKVGSTYMWTDSYVLNANTKSIESAWKLMQFVGGNLHKDWYVQQQWAIGSGLDNVYPDLYKEPAVVTSYANWVDLPMLRAQYDKGKVSGAFKEQWYPEYDARSVTILHDMIRKNLSVAETIKALVALHKSLA, encoded by the coding sequence ATGGAGACGCTCAGCAGGACGGGTTCGATCAACCGGCGGCAGCTCATGGCGGGAGCAGGCGCCCTTTCGGCAGCGACCTTGTCAGGGGCCGGCCGCTTCGGCGCCGCACAGGCGGCAGCGCCGATCAACTTCGTCGGCTGGACCTTCCGGCCGGACATGGTCCAGGGCTATGTCGACTTCTACAACAAGAGCTATGGCGAGCAGGTCAGCTACTCGACGCTGCCCTGGCCGCAATATCACCAGACGCTGGAACAGCGCGCCTTCGCTGGCGACATCGTCGACGTGATGTACTGCTTCCACACCTTCCGTGAGCGCTGGGCGCAGACTGGCATGATCCGCACGCTCGACGACCTGCCGGGCGTTGACGAGCTCAAGAAGGCGATGATGCCGGCCAATCTCGAAAGCCTGCTCAACCGCGAGGGCAAGCTCATCGCGCTGCCCTATTTCGTCAATCTCTACATCCTGATGCACAACGAGCCGATGCTGCAGCAGGGCGGCTTCGACAAGCCGGCGGCGAGCTTCGACGAGCTGATCGAGCACTGCGTCAAGCTGAAGAAGGACAAGATCGCCGAATATCCCTACCTGCCGAACTGGAACCCGACGATCACCGGCACGACGCCGCAATTCCTGACCGACTGCTTCGCCGAGGGCGCGACCGTCTTCGACGCCAGGAACAAGCTGGTGATCGACCAGGACCCGGCAGTGGCTCAGGTGCTGGAGCGCTGGAAGAAGGTCTATGCGCTCGGCCTGGTCACGCCCGAGATCTTCACCAAGCCGTCCTCGACCGACGTGCACCGGATGATGTTCACCGGGCGCTACGCCTATCACAGCAACATCTCGAACTATCTCCAGACGATCGCCAGCGACACCAAGGAATCCCTGCTCGCACCGAAGAAGGCGAGGATGACGCCTTATCCGGGGAAGGTCGGCAGCACGTATATGTGGACCGATTCCTATGTGCTCAACGCCAACACCAAGTCGATCGAGAGCGCCTGGAAGCTGATGCAGTTCGTCGGCGGCAACCTGCACAAGGATTGGTATGTGCAGCAGCAATGGGCGATCGGCTCGGGCCTCGATAACGTCTACCCCGATCTCTACAAGGAACCGGCGGTCGTCACCTCCTACGCCAACTGGGTCGACCTGCCGATGCTGCGCGCCCAGTACGACAAGGGCAAGGTCAGCGGCGCCTTCAAGGAGCAATGGTATCCGGAATACGACGCCCGCTCGGTGACGATCCTGCACGACATGATCCGCAAGAACCTGTCGGTCGCCGAGACGATCAAGGCGCTCGTCGCCCTGCACAAGTCGCTGGCCTGA